Proteins from a genomic interval of Thamnophis elegans isolate rThaEle1 chromosome 2, rThaEle1.pri, whole genome shotgun sequence:
- the SKP1 gene encoding S-phase kinase-associated protein 1 translates to MPSIKLQSSDGEIFEVDVEIAKQSVTIKTMLEDLGMDDEGDDDPVPLPNVNAAILKKVIQWCTHHKDDPPPPEDDENKEKRTDDIPVWDQEFLKVDQGTLFELILAANYLDIKGLLDVTCKTVANMIKGKTPEEIRKTFNIKNDFTEEEEAQVRKENQWCEEK, encoded by the exons ATGCCTTCAATTAAACTACAGAGCTCTGATGGAGAAATATTTGAAGTTGATGTTGAAATTGCAAAACAGTCTGTAACAATCAAGACTATGCTGGAAG ATTTGGGAATGGATGATGAAGGAGATGATGATCCTGTTCCTCTTCCAAATGTTAATGCTGCTATACTAAAAAAG GTGATTCAGTGGTGTACCCATCATAAAGATGATCCACCTCCTCCTGAGGATGATGAGAACAAAGAGAAACGAACAGATGATATCCCTGTGTGGGATCAAGAATTTCTCAAAGTAGACCAAGGAACTCTCTTTGAACTCATCCTG GCTGCAAACTACTTAGACATCAAAGGCTTACTGGATGTGACATGCAAGACTGTTGCAAATATGATTAAGGGAAAAACACCAGAAGAAATCCGCAAGACTTTCAATATTAAAAATGACTTCACTGAGGAGGAGGAAGCCCAG gTACGCAAAGAAAACCAGTGGTGTGAAGAGAAGTGA